From Salvelinus sp. IW2-2015 linkage group LG33, ASM291031v2, whole genome shotgun sequence, one genomic window encodes:
- the LOC111957689 gene encoding dedicator of cytokinesis protein 5 isoform X1: MTRWIPTKKEKYGVAIYNYDSRGEQELSLQVGDTVHILETFEGWYRGYTLRDKSRKGIFPASYIHLKEAKVEGTGQQEIVIPGDLPLVLELGATLREWAQIWYKLYVNNKTTLFRGVQQMAYSLIEYRSQIVSGTLPKDDLVELRKKVTAKIDYGNRILGLDLVVRDDAGNTLDPDCTSTVSLFRAFETASRSIDDRIQEEKTRLQNLEMRRQSLFSTVHTYSLFVNLKNFVCNIGEDAELLMSLYDPDQSEFISENFLVRWDSMGMPKEIEKLNNLPALFTDLSSSDLIRPRLFLVCQIIRVGSMELKEGKKHTGGLRRPFGVAVMDITDIAHGKADDEEKQHFIPFQQIAMETYIRQRQLIISPLLPSRVIGENEPLTAVFNKVINTREVNHKGQGLFVTLKLLPGDLSQVRKDYPHFVDRTTAIVRKMGFPEIILPGYVRNDIYVTLLQGEFDRGKKTSPKNVEVMLSVLDNDGNLMEKAIFPGAGYDGITEYKSVIYYQVKQPSWNETVKVTIPIEDVGRCHLRVMFRHRSSQDSRDKSEKPFGMAFVRLMKGDGTTLRDGRHDLIVYKVDAKKSEDAKTYLTLPGSWAEVEEKERQTGKNFNHSGVIPLTKDSFQIGTLTCSTKLTQNVDLLGLLNWRSNPEELDQNLQRLMEVEGGEIVKFLQDTLDALFSIMMETSEEETYDTLLFNALVFIITLIGDIKFQHFNPVLETYINKHFSATLAYMKLTKVLNYYVGHADEPVLTEKLYSALKALKYLFRFIVQSRVLYLRFYGTSEDAFFNSIRTLFLSFNTLMDRPLDEGVKIKGAILKYLPTIINDIKNVFDPVELSVLLTKFIESIPDSQLVRQKLGCMCKMVESDLFKQSECRDVLLPLVTDQLSGQLDDHSNKPDHEACVQLLSTVLDNLDRKNVGPTRGHVQLIMERLLRRVNRTVISMSRTSTLIGHYLACMTAILKQMDDMHYAHYISTFKTRQDIIDFLMETFIMFKDLMGNVFPSDWMTMNLLQIGVFLRAINQYSEVLNMYFMDQTHFELQLWNNYFHLTVAFLTHKSLQLESFSQEKRNKILNKYGDMRKSIGFKIRDMWYNLGPHKMKFIPAMVGPILKATLVPEPELRKATIPIFFDMMQCEHNFTPSRTFNMFENELITKLDQEVEGGRGDEQYKILLEKTLLEHCRRHRYLSQSGEELALLLSSLLEKLLAYRTITHDESPELRMSCTVNVLNFYKEKKREDIYIRYLYKLRDLHLVCENYTEAAYTLLLHAELLEWSDKPCAPHLIPGHGKHVWTQQELKERLFQEIICNLDKGKMWEKAIEMGKQLAKMHENQMFDFMELSQLLKQQAQFYENIMHAMRPQPEYFAVGYYGLGFPTFLRNKVFIYRGKEYEWLEDFSLKLLSQFPNAARMTSTAPPGDNICNSQGQHIQCFTVKPVLTVPAQFKDKGVPEQILNYYRTNEVDQFQYSRPFRKGAKDPDNEFATMWIERTTYITTYHFPGILKWFEVKSISVEEISPLQNAVETMEMANEKLSNLVQQQACDSSTSVHPLSMMLNGIVDPAVMGGYSNYEKAFFTDTYMHEHPDDLESIEVLKHLIALQIPLLADGIRIHGEKSTEQLKPLHNRLLTCFSDLRERVEKHYGVITLPCSLIERKKSRVGSVVMPYILSSTLRRMSTVSTTSSGLSSGSTSSNGPSRPSSQESVPLLHPLSPSPESSPSLPPSSLPVFVSLLGYSGVVYLCCYVCKEYLSVLFHISQCDILKSCTCQYNPLTVHLPLVSLSVLISIISSLLSRDTPNDRRASMLSRSEDDNRIGRKNRKEWSVSKSQVLVERQPDIDEQTLPEKPQRPKSLQFGDRRLTLSLFQGVSSQLSFDNPLSPLPASPQTPHSSIYSSLPGDNDATTDTPGTPPPMPPKKHPHEMFDISQNSLEFHPPLPQKIDSKPPPPPPKTRKSMFPGSYENNPQ, encoded by the exons ATGACCCGCTGGATTCCAACTAAAAAAGAGAAATATGGCGTTG CAATTTATAATTATGACTCCAGAGGCGAGCAGGAGCTGTCTCTCCAGGTGGGAGACACTGTACATATACTTGAGACATTTGAAG GCTGGTACAGAGGGTACACATTACGGGATAAATCACGGAAG GGCATTTTCCCAGCCTCATACATCCACCTGAAGGAGGCGAAAGTTGAAGGGACAGG CCAACAGGAAATAGTTATCCCAGGAGACCTACCACTGGTACTGGAGCTCGGTGCCACTCTGAGGGAATGGGCACAAATATGGTACAAGCTGTATGTG AACAACAAGACCACTCTCTTCAGGGGCGTACAGCAGATGGCCTACAGCCTCATCGAGTATCGATCTCAGATAGTGTCGGGAACATTACCCAAGGATGACCTTGTGGAGCTCAGGAAGAAAGTCACAGCTAAGATTGATTATGGAAACCG GATTCTGGGTTTGGACTTGGTGGTGCGAGATGACGCGGGGAACACTTTGGACCCGGACTGCACCAGCACAGTCAGTCTGTTCCGGGCCTTTGAGACTGCATCCCGCAGTATAGATGACAGAATACAGGAGGAGAAG ACCCGGCTGCAGAACCTGGAGATGAGGCGCCAGTCCCTGTTCAGCACGGTGCACACCTACAGTCTCTTCGTGAACCTCAAGAACTTTGTGTGTAACATTGGGGAGGATGCAGAGCTGCTTATGTCACTCTATGACCCTGACCAGTCTGAGTTCATCAG TGAGAACTTCCTTGTGCGCTGGGACAGCATGGGCATGCCCAAAGAGATTGAGAAACTCAACAACCTGCCTGCCCTTTTCACG GATCTGAGCAGCAGTGACCTGATTAGGCCACGTCTCTTCCTCGTCTGTCAGATTATCAGAGTGGGCAGCATGGAGCTCAAGGAGGGCAAGAAACACACTGGAGGGTTAAGGAGACCATTTGGTGTGGCTG TGATGGACATCACAGATATCGCCCATGGAAAAGCAGACGATGAGGAGAAGCAGCATTTCATCCCCTTTCAGCA GAtagctatggagacctacatccGTCAGAGGCAGCTCATCATTTCTCCTCTACTCCCATCCCGGGTCATTGGAGAGAACGAGCCTCTCACCGCCGTCTTCAACAAAGTCATTAACACCCGGGAGGTCAACCACAAGGGCCAGG GACTGTTTGTGACCCTGAAGCTGCTTCCTGGTGACCTGTCCCAGGTCAGGAAGGACTACCCTCACTTTGTTGATCGCACCACCGCCATCGTCAGAAAGATGGGCTTCCCTGAGATCATCCTCCCAG GGTATGTGAGGAACGATATCTATGTCACCTTGCTGCAGGGGGAGTTTGACCGTGGTAAAAAAACGTCACCCAAAAATGTTGAGGTGATGTTGAGTGTTCTAGATAACGATGGCAATCTCATGGAG AAAGCAATATTTCCTGGAGCTGGATATGATGGGATCACAGAATACAAGTCTGTAATTTACTACCAGGTCAAGCAGCCGAGCTGGAATGAAACAGTCAAG GTGACTATTCCTATTGAAGATGTGGGCCGCTGTCATCTCAGGGTGATGTTTCGACACAGATCATCTCAGGACT CTAGAGACAAATCAGAGAAGCCGTTTGGCATGGCGTTCGTCCGCCTGATGAAAGGAGACGGAACCACGCTGAGAGACGGCAGACATGACCTCATCGTCTACAAG GTTGACGCAAAGAAGTCTGAGGATGCAAAAACATACCTGACTCTGCCAGGCTCCTGGGCTgaagtggaggagaaggagaggcagacagGGAAAAACTTTAACCATTCAGGAGTCATCCCACTCACCAAGGACAGCTTCCAGATTGGCACTCTCACCTGCTCCACTAAACTCACCCAGAATG TGGATCTCCTGGGCCTGTTGAACTGGAGGTCCAACCCTGAAGAGCTGGACCAGAACCTGCAGCGCCTGATGGAGGTTGAGGGAGGGGAAATTGTCAAG TTTCTACAGGACACACTTGATGCCCTCTTCAGTATCATGATGGAGACTTCAGAGGAGGAGACTTATGACACGCTGCTGTTTAATGCTCTG GTGTTCATAATCACACTGATTGGAGACATCAAGTTCCAGCACTTTAACCCAGTACTGGAGACATATATCAACAAGCACTTCAGTGCCACTCTGGCTTACAT GAAGCTGACCAAGGTTCTGAATTACTATGTGGGCCATGCAGATGAGCCTGTCCTAACCGAGAAACTGTACTCAGCCCTCAAAGCCCTTAAGTACCTGTTCAGGTTCATTGTGCAGTCCCGGGTCCTCTACCTCAG ATTCTATGGGACCAGCGAGGATGCTTTCTTCAACTCCATACGGACACTCTTCCTGTCCTTCAACACACTCATGGACAGACCGCTGGATGAGGGAGTGAAGATAAAG GGGGCGATACTGAAATACCTTCCCACCATCATTAATGACATCAAGAATGTCTTTGATCCTGTGGAGCTCAG TGTTCTTTTGACCAAGTTCATTGAGAGCATCCCTGACTCTCAGCTGGTGCGCCAGAAACTTGGTTGCATGTGTAAGATGGTGGAGAGTGACCTTTTCAAACAGTCAG AGTGTCGAGATGTCCTCTTGCCGCTGGTGACAGACCAGCTGAGTGGGCAGCTGGATGACCACTCCAATAAACCAGACCACGAGGCCTGTGTTCAGCTGCTCAGTACTGTGCTAGACAACCTGGACCGCAAGAATGTG GGTCCAACCCGGGGCCATGTCCAGCTGATAATGGAGCGGCTGCTTCGCAGGGTCAATCGCACTGTCATCAGCATGAGCAGAACCTCCACTCTCATT GGTCATTACCTAGCCTGTATGACCGCCATCTTGAAGCAGATGGATGACATGCACTACGCACACTACATCAGCACCTTCAAGACCAGACAAGACATCATT GACTTCCTGATGGAGACATTCATCATGTTTAAGGACCTGATGGGGAACGTTTTCCCCTCCGACTGGATGACCATGAACCTCCTGCAGATTGGTGTGTTTCTGCGGGCCATCAACCAGTACTCTGAGGTCCTCAACATGTACTTCATGGACCAGACCCACTTTGAGCTGCAG ctctGGAACAACTACTTCCACTTGACTGTTGCATTCCTTACCCACAAGTCATTGCAACTGGAATCCTTCTCTCAAGAAAAACGGAATAAAATACTGAACAA GTATGGAGACATGAGGAAGAGCATTGGCTTTAAGATCCGAGATATGTGGTATAATCTTG GCCCCCACAAGATGAAGTTCATCCCGGCCATGGTGGGGCCCATCCTAAAGGCtaccctggtgcctgagccagagCTGAGGAAAGCCACCATCCCCATCTTCTTTGACATGATGCAGTGTGAGCACAACTTCACTCCCAGCCGCACCTTTAACATG TTTGAGAATGAACTGATCACCAAGTTGGATCAGGAGGTAGAGGGAGGCCGTGGGGATGAACAGTACAAAATCCTGCTGGAGAAAAC ACTACTGGAGCACTGTCGGAGGCACAGATACCTGTCTCAGTCAGGGGAGGAGCTGGCTCTGCTGCTCAGCAGTCTGCTGGAGAAGCTACTGGCCTACCGCACCATCACACATGACGAGAGCCCTGAGCTCCGCATGAGCTGCACCGTCAACGTCCTG AACTTCTACAAGGAGAAGAAGCGGGAAGACATTTACATTCG GTATCTGTACAAGCTAAGGGATTTACACCTTGTCTGTGAGAACTACACGGAGGCAGCATACACCCTGTTACTTCACGCCGAACTCCTCGAG TGGTCTGACAAGCCCTGTGCCCCACATCTGATCCCCGGTCATGGCAAACATGTCTGGACACAGCAGGAGCTCAAAGAGAGACTCTTCCAGGAGATCATCTGTAACCTGGACAAGGGCAAA ATGTGGGAGAAAGCCATTGAGATGGGTAAACAGCTGGCAAAGATGCACGAGAACCAGATGTTCGACTTCATGGAGCTTAGCCAGCTGCTG AAACAGCAAGCCCAGTTCTATGAGAATATAATGCATGCCATGCGGCCTCAGCCAGAATACTTTGCTGTGGGATACTATGGCCTTGGATTCCCCACTTTCCTCAGG AACAAAGTATTCATCTACCGTGGTAAGGAGTATGAGTGGCTGGAGGACTTCAGTCTGAAGCTGCTGTCGCAGTTCCCCAATGCAGCCAGGATGACCAGCACAGCGCCCCCTGGGGACAACATCTGTAACTCCCAAGGACAGC ATATCCAGTGTTTTACAGTCAAGCCAGTCCTTACTGTGCCCGCCCAGTTCAAAGACAAGGGTGTTCCTGAGCAGATCCTGAA ctACTACAGAACCAATGAAGTGGACCAGTTTCAGTATTCCAGACCCTTCAGGAAAGGTGCAAAGGACCCCGACAATGAATTTGCA ACCATGTGGATCGAGAGGACAACTTACATCACAACCTATCACTTCCCAGGGATTCTCAAATGGTTCGAAGTGAAGTCCATCTCTGTT GAGGAGATCAGCCctttgcagaatgctgtggagaCCATGGAGATGGCCAATGAGAAGCTCAGTAACCTGGTGCAGCAGCAGGCCTGTGACAGCTCCACGTCCGTCCACCCACTTTCCATGATGCTCAATGGCATTGTTGACCCTGCCGTCATGGGTGGCTACTCCAACTACGAGAAG GCATTCTTCACTGACACCTACATGCATGAACACCCAGATGACCTTGAGAGCATTGAGGTCCTCAAACATCTTATTGCCCTCCAG atCCCTCTCTTAGCTGATGGGATCCGAATCCACGGAGAGAAATCCACTGAGCAGCTGAAGCCCTTACACAACCGCCTGCTCACCTGTTTCTCAGACCTgcgggagagagtggagaagcATTACGGCGTCATAACCCTG CCCTGCTCTCTCATTGAAAGGAAGAAGAGTCGTGTGGGCTCCGTAGTGATGCCCTACATCCTGTCCTCCACACTGCGCCGCATGTCCACtgtctccaccacctcctcagGCCTCTCCAGCGGCTCCACCTCCTCTAATGGACCCTCCCGGCCCTCCTCCCAGGAGTCAgtccccctcctccatcctctctccccctccccggAGTCA tccccctccctccctccctcctcccttcctgtgTTTGTCTCCCTCTTGGGCTACTCTGGTGTAGTCTATTTGTGTTGCTATGTTTGTAAGGAATATTTGTCTGTGCTTTTCCACATCTCACAGTGTGACATTCTGAAGTCTTGCACATGCCAGTATAACCCTCTAACTGTACAcctccctcttgtctctctctctgtcctgataTCCATCATCAGTTCACTGTTGTCCCGTGACACTCCCAACGATCGCCGGGCCTCGATGTTGTCCCGCTCTGAGGATGACAACCGGATCGGTCGAAAGAACCGAAAAGAATGGAGTGTGAGCAAGTCACAGGTTTTGGTGGAGAGACAGCCAGACATAGATGAG CAGACCCTTCCAGAGAAGCCGCAGAGACCCAAAAGTCTGCAGTTTGGGGACCGTCGCCTGACCCTATCTCTGTTCCAGGGTGTTTCCTCTCAGCTCAGCTTTGACAACCCTCTCAGCCCCCTGCCAGCCTCTCCTCAGACTCCTCACAGCTCCA tttatTCATCTCTCCCCGGTGATAATGATGCCACCACTGACACTCCCGGAACACCCCCACCCATGCCACCAAAGAAACATCCCCATGAGATGTTTGACATCTCCCAAAACTCCCTTGAG TTCCACCCTCCTCTGCCTCAGAAAATTGACAGCaagccccctccacctcctcctaaAACCAGGAAGTCTATGTTCCCCGGCTCCTACGAGAATAATCCTCAGTGA